Proteins encoded together in one Marinobacter sp. Arc7-DN-1 window:
- a CDS encoding TRAP transporter substrate-binding protein codes for MKLLKVLAGVAGAVALTTGSAFADELRWKMPVAFATNLPGLGSPAAWVAENLTTASDGSIQVRVYEPGKLVPPFDILQSVSDGKVSAGYTWIGYDQGKVPAIPLFAAVPFGMKPPAYIGWYYYGGGHEMLQETYANKGFNVYAQLCGIIGPETAGWYSKPIKTLEDYKGLKIRFAGLGGKVLEKLGASVTMMPGGELYQALEKGTIDATEFSMPAIDQILGFDQVVKYNLFPGWHQQFTAQYMLINKDEWNKATKAQKALVEASCTAATTRGLAEGEYKNGKVLAEFQDKGVQADQIPRDVLLKLKDVTQEVLEEEASKDADFKRVYESQQEFMETYKIWDTRAYVPADL; via the coding sequence ATGAAACTTCTTAAGGTTCTCGCCGGTGTGGCCGGTGCGGTCGCCCTTACCACAGGTTCCGCTTTCGCAGACGAACTGCGCTGGAAAATGCCGGTTGCCTTCGCGACCAACCTTCCCGGTCTCGGCTCTCCCGCCGCCTGGGTTGCCGAAAACCTGACCACTGCGTCTGACGGCAGTATCCAGGTTCGTGTTTATGAGCCGGGAAAACTGGTTCCCCCTTTCGACATTCTTCAGTCTGTATCCGACGGCAAGGTTTCGGCAGGTTATACCTGGATCGGTTACGACCAGGGTAAGGTGCCTGCGATTCCGCTGTTTGCTGCTGTACCCTTCGGCATGAAGCCGCCGGCCTACATTGGCTGGTACTACTACGGGGGCGGCCACGAAATGCTGCAGGAAACCTACGCCAACAAGGGCTTCAATGTGTATGCGCAGCTGTGCGGCATTATCGGGCCTGAAACAGCCGGTTGGTATTCCAAGCCCATCAAGACACTGGAAGACTACAAGGGCCTGAAGATTCGCTTCGCCGGTCTGGGTGGCAAGGTGCTCGAAAAGCTGGGCGCTTCCGTGACCATGATGCCCGGCGGCGAGCTATACCAGGCGCTGGAGAAAGGCACCATTGATGCGACCGAATTCTCCATGCCTGCCATTGACCAGATCCTTGGTTTTGATCAGGTGGTCAAGTACAACCTGTTCCCGGGCTGGCACCAGCAATTTACTGCCCAGTACATGCTGATCAACAAGGATGAGTGGAACAAGGCTACAAAGGCGCAGAAGGCGTTGGTTGAGGCCTCCTGTACCGCTGCCACCACCCGTGGCCTGGCCGAGGGTGAGTACAAGAATGGCAAGGTTCTGGCCGAGTTCCAGGACAAGGGCGTTCAGGCCGACCAGATTCCCCGCGACGTTCTGCTCAAGCTGAAAGACGTGACTCAGGAAGTGCTTGAGGAAGAAGCGTCCAAGGATGCCGACTTCAAGCGTGTGTACGAAAGCCAGCAGGAGTTCATGGAAACCTACAAGATCTGGGATACACGCGCCTATGTTCCGGCGGACCTGTAA
- a CDS encoding sigma-54 interaction domain-containing protein, whose translation MTELFTDKNKSGLTRDLIEALFPMFEEASAGAIAVDRDARITWINASYSHLLGLGDPSRVIGKPVRQVIPQTRMPEVVETGKPLLLDIMEHNQQQLVVTRLPFYDEEGQIVGAVAFVLYDDLQPLTPLVSKYRRLHQDLAAARKALARKARGTRYSLGDFVGASPAALEVKRRARLAAGRDMPVLLLGETGTGKEVLAQAIHSVSARAEKPFVGVNVAAIPDNLLEAEFFGVAPGAYTGADRRTREGKFQLANGGTLFLDEVGDMPLPLQAKLLRALQEGEIEPLGSNKVVPVNVRVIAATSRNLEVMISEGGFRSDLYYRLNVLEISIPPLRDRLADLGVLCEALLEEVCEGLELRGEITDAGVSALGSYDWPGNIRELRNVLERALTMGEDGGLLDADAIFKVLPRNGSRSVSSLTSQPVRPLSQTLAEAEAQAIEEALVASRGNRTRAAKLLGISRSVLYEKLARLS comes from the coding sequence ATGACAGAGCTGTTTACCGATAAGAACAAGAGTGGCCTGACCCGGGACCTGATTGAAGCCCTGTTTCCGATGTTTGAGGAGGCCAGTGCCGGTGCCATCGCCGTGGACCGGGACGCCCGGATTACCTGGATCAACGCCAGCTATTCTCACCTGCTGGGCCTGGGAGATCCTTCGCGGGTCATTGGCAAGCCGGTACGTCAGGTGATTCCCCAGACCCGGATGCCGGAGGTGGTCGAAACCGGAAAGCCTCTGCTGCTGGATATCATGGAGCACAACCAGCAACAGCTGGTGGTGACCCGGCTCCCCTTTTACGATGAGGAAGGACAGATTGTCGGCGCGGTCGCGTTTGTCCTGTATGACGATCTGCAGCCCTTGACGCCGCTGGTTTCTAAATACCGGCGACTTCATCAGGATCTGGCTGCCGCCCGCAAGGCTTTGGCGAGGAAGGCGCGAGGAACCCGGTACAGCCTGGGCGATTTTGTCGGTGCCAGCCCGGCCGCACTTGAAGTCAAGCGGCGGGCTCGCTTGGCTGCCGGACGGGACATGCCGGTGCTGTTGCTTGGGGAAACCGGAACCGGCAAGGAAGTTCTGGCCCAGGCCATCCATTCGGTTTCCGCCCGTGCCGAAAAGCCGTTTGTGGGTGTCAATGTAGCCGCCATTCCAGACAACCTGCTGGAAGCGGAGTTTTTCGGGGTGGCCCCGGGTGCCTATACCGGCGCGGATCGGAGAACCCGGGAAGGCAAGTTTCAGCTTGCCAATGGCGGCACTCTTTTCCTGGACGAGGTGGGTGATATGCCCCTTCCATTGCAGGCCAAACTGCTCCGGGCGCTGCAGGAAGGGGAGATTGAACCTTTGGGCTCCAACAAAGTTGTTCCGGTGAATGTCCGGGTTATTGCCGCTACCAGTCGCAATCTGGAAGTCATGATTTCCGAAGGGGGGTTCCGTTCCGATCTCTATTACCGGCTCAACGTTCTGGAAATTTCGATTCCACCCTTGCGAGACCGGCTGGCGGACCTCGGGGTGCTCTGCGAGGCCTTGCTGGAAGAGGTTTGTGAAGGCCTGGAGCTGCGGGGAGAAATTACGGACGCCGGCGTTTCGGCCCTGGGCAGCTATGACTGGCCCGGCAATATTCGGGAATTGCGGAACGTTCTGGAGCGGGCGCTGACCATGGGTGAGGATGGTGGCCTGCTGGATGCCGATGCGATCTTCAAGGTGCTACCCCGAAATGGCAGTCGTTCAGTCTCCTCATTAACGTCGCAACCGGTCCGGCCCTTATCCCAGACACTTGCTGAAGCCGAGGCCCAGGCCATTGAGGAAGCCCTGGTAGCCAGTCGTGGCAACCGGACCAGGGCCGCCAAGCTTTTAGGTATTTCCCGATCGGTGCTGTATGAAAAGCTCGCCAGATTGTCCTGA
- a CDS encoding 3-hydroxybutyrate oligomer hydrolase family protein, which produces MKRMMLFALIGATGFALTACKDGKSPFNEIPDFVQGDIQQSSYDGITDDLLTAGLGATGLGSSPAPAFADPLNPTAAELRRLAIYNNYRALVDTAPGGGYGTFFGPQVGSGGEGLIPGEEFIAFMSVPGTDVPVTVMAQVPDSFDPDRPCMVTAPSSGSRGIYGAIGTAGEWGLKKGCAVVYTDKGTGTGAHNLATNSAQRIDGTLSATDGAVQFRADLTDAERAAFESSWPDRFAWKHAHSKANPEADWGRHVLQSIEFGFYVLNEKFGRELGNGEILRTIKPKNTLVIASSVSNGGGASIRAAEQDKNGLIDGIAVSEPNVNPAVDRSFTIRQGEGPVITEHSRSLLDYTTALAVYQGCANQAPAIRDTAPLNAAFNPPVIGENICNSLANKGLVTGATLDDRATDALRILNEGFGVQPEQNLLAPVHFGLAVAQSISLTYANAYGRAGVEDRVCDLSLAATDSAWAVTQLAPAAEAALFATSNGIPPSAGVNIVYDSAEGQPTNLAASASPSSSQPDYGLDALLCLRSLARGSDAVTGAALTGPQAELASAIAEGIAEVRATGDLQGKPAVFVTGRADAILPINHTSRPYFGLNQRVEGGKSNLSYYEILNAHHLDVLNGFPGVADRYVPLHHYYFQALDLVWANLTEKQPLPPSQVVRTVPRGAITTPLAEVNLPAINPAPDQGDRIVFVDNQLRIPE; this is translated from the coding sequence ATGAAACGAATGATGCTCTTCGCCCTGATCGGCGCCACGGGGTTTGCGTTGACTGCCTGCAAGGACGGCAAGTCCCCGTTCAATGAAATTCCTGATTTCGTCCAGGGCGATATTCAGCAATCCAGCTACGATGGCATTACCGATGACCTGCTGACGGCAGGACTGGGTGCCACTGGTCTTGGCAGTAGCCCGGCACCGGCGTTCGCTGATCCCCTCAACCCCACTGCCGCCGAACTCCGGCGTCTGGCGATTTACAACAACTACCGGGCTTTGGTCGATACTGCGCCGGGCGGCGGCTACGGCACCTTCTTTGGTCCTCAGGTGGGTAGCGGCGGTGAAGGTCTGATTCCCGGTGAGGAGTTTATTGCCTTTATGTCCGTGCCTGGTACCGATGTACCGGTGACCGTGATGGCCCAGGTGCCAGACAGTTTTGATCCGGATCGCCCGTGCATGGTAACGGCACCGTCCTCCGGTTCCCGTGGCATTTACGGTGCAATTGGCACGGCCGGGGAATGGGGTCTGAAGAAAGGCTGTGCCGTGGTGTATACCGACAAGGGTACGGGAACCGGTGCGCACAACCTTGCCACCAACAGCGCACAACGCATTGATGGCACCCTGAGCGCCACGGACGGGGCCGTTCAGTTCCGGGCAGACCTTACCGACGCAGAGAGGGCCGCGTTCGAGAGCAGCTGGCCGGATCGCTTTGCCTGGAAGCACGCCCATTCCAAGGCCAATCCGGAAGCAGACTGGGGCCGCCATGTGCTGCAGTCCATCGAGTTCGGCTTTTACGTGCTGAATGAAAAATTTGGCCGGGAGCTGGGCAATGGCGAGATTCTGCGGACCATCAAGCCGAAGAACACTCTGGTGATCGCGTCCAGTGTGTCCAACGGCGGCGGTGCTTCAATTCGTGCCGCCGAACAGGATAAGAATGGCCTGATTGATGGCATCGCCGTATCCGAGCCAAACGTCAATCCGGCGGTCGACCGGAGCTTTACCATCCGCCAGGGAGAAGGCCCGGTGATTACCGAGCACAGCCGAAGCCTGCTGGACTACACCACGGCCCTGGCCGTGTACCAGGGTTGCGCCAACCAGGCGCCGGCGATTCGTGACACCGCGCCACTGAACGCGGCGTTCAATCCTCCGGTGATCGGCGAGAACATCTGTAACTCGCTCGCCAATAAGGGGCTGGTGACCGGTGCCACCCTGGACGACCGGGCCACCGATGCCTTGCGCATACTGAACGAGGGGTTCGGGGTTCAGCCTGAGCAGAACCTGCTGGCGCCGGTGCACTTCGGGCTGGCCGTGGCCCAGAGCATTTCGCTGACCTACGCCAATGCCTACGGCCGCGCCGGTGTTGAAGACCGGGTATGTGACCTCAGCCTGGCCGCCACCGATTCAGCCTGGGCGGTGACGCAACTGGCGCCCGCCGCCGAGGCGGCCCTGTTTGCGACCAGTAACGGCATTCCGCCGTCAGCCGGGGTGAATATTGTGTATGACAGCGCTGAGGGCCAGCCCACCAACCTCGCAGCCAGTGCCTCGCCCAGTTCCAGTCAGCCCGATTACGGCCTTGATGCCCTGCTTTGCCTGCGCAGCCTCGCCCGGGGCAGTGACGCGGTGACGGGTGCGGCCCTGACAGGCCCGCAAGCCGAGCTGGCATCCGCCATTGCTGAGGGCATTGCTGAAGTGCGTGCTACCGGTGATCTGCAGGGCAAGCCGGCGGTTTTCGTTACCGGGCGCGCCGATGCCATCCTGCCCATTAATCATACCTCCCGGCCCTATTTTGGTCTGAACCAGCGGGTGGAAGGCGGCAAGAGCAACCTGAGTTACTACGAAATCCTGAACGCCCATCATCTGGACGTGCTCAACGGTTTCCCGGGCGTTGCCGACCGCTATGTTCCGCTGCACCACTACTACTTCCAGGCACTGGATCTGGTCTGGGCGAATCTGACGGAGAAGCAGCCGTTGCCACCGAGCCAGGTGGTCCGGACCGTGCCCCGGGGTGCCATCACAACACCGTTGGCGGAAGTGAATCTGCCGGCAATCAATCCTGCCCCGGACCAGGGTGACCGCATTGTGTTTGTGGATAACCAGCTCCGGATCCCGGAGTAA
- a CDS encoding DUF6164 family protein translates to MPHHLMNLRHVPDDEADEIRALFEAHDVVYYETPASRWGISMGGFWVHDDDEAARARALLEAYHRQRQETQRRVYEENLARGESGGVWFMFRRHPLRTLAACLAILVVMGLSLLPFVR, encoded by the coding sequence ATGCCACACCACCTGATGAACCTGCGCCATGTGCCCGATGACGAAGCCGACGAAATTCGGGCTCTTTTTGAAGCCCATGACGTGGTTTATTACGAGACACCGGCAAGCCGCTGGGGTATCAGTATGGGAGGCTTCTGGGTACACGATGACGACGAGGCAGCCCGCGCCCGGGCGTTGCTCGAGGCCTATCATCGGCAGCGTCAGGAAACCCAGCGGCGGGTTTATGAGGAGAACCTGGCCCGGGGCGAGTCCGGCGGTGTCTGGTTTATGTTCAGACGCCATCCGCTAAGGACCCTGGCCGCCTGCCTGGCGATTTTGGTGGTTATGGGGCTGAGCCTGTTGCCGTTTGTCCGATAA
- a CDS encoding DUF2868 domain-containing protein, with product MTDSPLRLLLGFDAQAQRDKSQSLTFLHRRDRKFALICEEQGVDPNAALWLAHLNRLSGPDTTPSAADQTLGFWRRVHAGFAAVGLITGLLTMAGLLFYDGGQRINITVLLGFVLLQLILALFTSLQSLVGWQPWRWLLRRFRTSPANIVISRLHPLLMARAAHIGGLCFAISGLATLLVLVVVQDLAFGWSTTLETAAANYHRLVQIIAVPWTWLWPAAVPDLALVEATRFFRAGIDNASPDPGLWGQWWPFVTMLWTTWVLLPRLLMWLVTSALIRNRARRLLSSHPAMHALLYRMETPALDTGNEHNDADDLPDTRARDNLLPLPESDTLLCWAGAGEPELPEALRSGRHLILRAGGRASLTDDEQTLKQVAEHCLKTRGNAVILLTRCWEPPTGELQDFLESARRLWPGGIRVALVPLAADTNLEPDAQQIQPWLRFAERVGNEFVRVSLPPLLRQFPYTTSGEPS from the coding sequence ATGACCGATAGCCCCCTCCGACTGCTGCTGGGTTTTGATGCCCAGGCCCAGCGGGACAAGTCACAGTCGCTGACCTTCCTCCATCGCCGGGACCGCAAGTTCGCACTGATCTGCGAAGAGCAGGGCGTTGACCCGAATGCGGCTCTTTGGCTGGCACACCTGAACCGTCTGAGCGGACCCGACACGACACCGTCAGCAGCGGACCAGACCCTGGGTTTCTGGCGCCGGGTCCATGCGGGTTTTGCAGCGGTCGGCCTTATCACAGGACTGCTTACCATGGCCGGACTGCTGTTTTACGACGGTGGCCAGCGTATCAATATCACCGTCTTGCTCGGCTTCGTGTTGCTCCAGTTGATACTCGCCCTGTTCACCAGCCTGCAGTCACTGGTCGGATGGCAGCCCTGGCGCTGGCTTCTTCGACGCTTCCGGACCAGCCCGGCCAACATTGTGATCAGCAGGCTCCATCCTTTGCTGATGGCCAGGGCCGCCCACATCGGCGGTCTTTGCTTCGCCATCTCGGGACTGGCCACACTACTGGTGCTGGTGGTGGTACAGGATCTCGCCTTCGGCTGGAGCACCACACTGGAGACGGCTGCCGCAAACTACCACCGGCTGGTGCAAATCATAGCTGTACCCTGGACCTGGTTGTGGCCAGCGGCGGTTCCGGATCTCGCCCTGGTCGAAGCCACGCGCTTTTTCCGGGCCGGAATAGATAATGCTAGCCCGGATCCCGGCCTCTGGGGCCAGTGGTGGCCGTTTGTCACCATGCTGTGGACAACCTGGGTACTGCTGCCGCGCCTGCTGATGTGGCTTGTGACTTCGGCCTTGATCCGGAACCGGGCTCGCCGGCTGCTATCCAGCCATCCGGCGATGCATGCGCTGTTGTACCGCATGGAAACGCCGGCCCTGGACACAGGCAATGAGCATAACGATGCCGACGACCTGCCGGATACCAGAGCCCGCGACAATCTGCTTCCGCTGCCTGAGAGCGACACCTTGCTGTGCTGGGCCGGAGCCGGCGAACCGGAACTGCCCGAAGCCCTGCGCTCAGGCAGGCACCTGATTCTCCGGGCCGGGGGCAGGGCCAGCCTCACAGACGACGAGCAGACCCTCAAGCAGGTGGCGGAGCACTGCCTGAAGACCCGTGGCAACGCCGTGATCCTGCTGACCCGGTGCTGGGAGCCGCCAACCGGCGAGCTTCAGGATTTCCTGGAATCGGCCCGCCGACTCTGGCCCGGTGGAATCCGGGTCGCGCTTGTACCCCTGGCGGCTGACACAAACCTCGAGCCGGATGCCCAACAGATCCAGCCCTGGCTCCGGTTCGCTGAGCGTGTCGGCAACGAGTTCGTGAGGGTGTCACTGCCACCGCTCCTGCGGCAGTTCCCTTACACGACCAGTGGGGAGCCCTCATGA
- a CDS encoding GTPase/DUF3482 domain-containing protein produces MTQIPTFAVVGHPNKGKSSVVATLSQNDAIAIALEPGTTRKRQAYPLKVDGQTLYTLVDTPGFQRPRRVLEWLEAHSVSASDHADTVRAFVTQHQGNGRFTDECELLTPLLEGAGIIYVVDGSVPYSAEHEAEMTILRWTGRPSLALINSIGADDYSDTWQAALGQFFQVVRRFDAVRAPFAQHLGLLRAFGQLEPDWEKPLEQATEFLSGQRRHRRRQAAALVARALEDMMSFREKRTLTASQAAETSDGSLAEQLRQRWYRHQRQRELTLRVDIEHLYQHQRIRRQEAELEWHSEHDLFSEDSRKAWAVSKRYLATAGFGAGAVSGAGIDALTLGSSLGTGALVGGLIGAAGSYFYGDRLTLPALNIGVLRDGLKTATFGPVQDSQFGYVVLGRAIDHWWHISHRNHAGRDLLDLEPAGHHWLESLDKSSRQDIQRAFDKCRKRRPLDQRQREKFTAAIEQSMAIYDDWRLNRT; encoded by the coding sequence ATGACACAAATACCCACCTTCGCCGTGGTCGGGCACCCGAACAAGGGCAAATCCAGCGTGGTAGCCACCCTGTCCCAGAACGATGCCATCGCCATTGCCCTGGAACCCGGCACCACCCGAAAACGCCAGGCCTATCCGCTGAAAGTGGACGGACAAACCCTGTACACCCTGGTGGACACCCCCGGCTTTCAACGCCCGAGACGGGTCCTGGAATGGCTGGAGGCCCACAGTGTGTCCGCCTCTGACCACGCCGACACCGTCAGGGCCTTTGTGACCCAGCACCAGGGCAATGGCCGCTTTACGGATGAATGCGAACTGCTGACACCGTTGCTGGAAGGCGCTGGCATTATCTATGTGGTGGATGGCTCGGTACCCTACAGCGCCGAACATGAGGCCGAGATGACCATCCTGCGCTGGACGGGCCGCCCGAGCCTGGCGCTGATCAACAGCATTGGTGCGGACGATTACAGCGACACCTGGCAGGCCGCGCTGGGCCAGTTCTTCCAGGTTGTTCGCAGGTTCGACGCCGTTCGCGCCCCGTTTGCACAACATCTCGGCCTGTTGCGGGCATTCGGCCAACTGGAGCCAGACTGGGAAAAGCCGCTTGAGCAGGCCACCGAGTTCCTGTCCGGGCAGCGGCGGCACCGCCGTCGGCAGGCCGCCGCGCTGGTTGCCAGAGCCCTGGAGGACATGATGTCGTTCCGGGAAAAACGCACCCTGACCGCCAGCCAGGCCGCCGAAACCAGCGACGGCTCACTGGCCGAACAGCTCCGCCAGCGCTGGTACCGTCATCAACGCCAGCGGGAACTGACCCTGCGTGTTGATATCGAGCATCTGTACCAGCACCAGCGCATCCGGCGCCAGGAAGCCGAGCTGGAGTGGCATAGCGAGCACGATCTGTTTTCCGAAGACAGCCGCAAGGCGTGGGCGGTCAGCAAACGCTACCTGGCAACTGCCGGTTTCGGCGCCGGAGCGGTGAGCGGAGCCGGCATCGACGCCCTGACCCTGGGTTCCTCCCTGGGAACCGGCGCCCTGGTGGGTGGGCTGATCGGCGCTGCCGGCAGTTATTTCTATGGCGACCGCCTCACCCTGCCGGCGCTGAACATCGGGGTGCTTCGGGACGGACTGAAAACAGCCACCTTCGGTCCTGTACAGGACAGCCAGTTCGGCTATGTTGTATTAGGGCGCGCGATTGATCACTGGTGGCACATCAGCCACCGGAACCACGCCGGCCGGGACCTGCTGGATCTGGAACCAGCGGGCCACCACTGGCTGGAAAGCCTTGATAAAAGCAGCCGACAGGACATCCAGCGGGCCTTCGACAAGTGCCGGAAACGGCGCCCCCTGGACCAGCGCCAAAGGGAGAAATTCACCGCAGCCATCGAGCAATCCATGGCGATCTACGACGACTGGCGGTTGAACCGGACCTGA
- a CDS encoding ectoine synthase: MKIVRVQDIIGTEREVTGPGWTSRRMLLKKDGMGFSFHETIIPAGAELNLWYKHHLEAVYCVAGNGSILDKATGETHQITDGTLYALDKHDQHTLRGGTEDMRLICAFNPPVTGREVHDEDGAYLPDTSEG, translated from the coding sequence ATGAAAATTGTACGAGTGCAAGACATCATTGGTACCGAGCGCGAAGTCACCGGTCCGGGCTGGACCAGTCGCCGGATGTTGCTTAAGAAGGACGGTATGGGTTTCTCCTTCCACGAAACCATCATTCCGGCCGGCGCAGAGCTCAACCTCTGGTACAAGCACCACCTCGAAGCGGTTTACTGCGTGGCGGGCAACGGCAGCATTCTGGACAAGGCCACTGGTGAAACCCACCAGATCACCGACGGCACCCTGTATGCGCTCGACAAGCATGACCAGCACACCCTGCGCGGTGGCACCGAGGACATGCGCCTGATCTGTGCCTTCAACCCGCCGGTCACCGGCCGTGAAGTGCACGACGAAGACGGCGCCTACCTGCCGGATACCAGTGAAGGCTGA
- a CDS encoding CynX/NimT family MFS transporter codes for MAEHQAATTPPPPARLLPVAVLLWLAGIYLRIPVLVAPPLAPFISNELALTQALTGALTTLPILMLAIGAMPGSLAIARIGPRNTLALAMVIMVIGSAGRALVPDTLTLMLASAVMGFGVAMMQPALPALLPRWLEPHHLALGSAIYMNGMLMGEFISAGMTLPVLMPLFDNSWRATLLAWSLPALLVAAALYLPKREQAKPVGKVAWLPDWSNPLTLKIGLLLGLSGSMFFGLNAYMGNLLEQQGQFGKLSDALFWFNLAQVLASLIMLKMARAWVGRRSTIIVTAALSILGALGAITVTGWWSIVSATLMSLTSGILLILLVAVPPLVTISQETGRLSAGTFLVGYTLAFSIPMLGGLVADWTGDARHAILTIIAYSLLVLPWAFTLDLKHSPEADPLKAENGVR; via the coding sequence GTGGCTGAACACCAGGCCGCAACCACGCCGCCACCGCCAGCCAGGCTGCTGCCGGTGGCGGTGTTGCTTTGGCTCGCCGGCATTTATCTGCGTATACCCGTGCTGGTGGCCCCACCTCTGGCGCCGTTTATCAGTAATGAACTGGCACTGACCCAGGCCCTCACCGGGGCACTGACCACGCTGCCCATTCTGATGCTGGCCATCGGCGCCATGCCTGGCTCCCTGGCCATCGCCCGCATTGGTCCCCGGAACACCCTGGCTTTGGCCATGGTCATCATGGTGATCGGCTCCGCTGGCCGCGCCCTGGTACCCGACACCCTCACACTGATGCTGGCCAGCGCCGTCATGGGGTTTGGTGTGGCCATGATGCAACCGGCCTTGCCGGCACTTCTGCCGAGATGGCTCGAGCCCCACCACCTGGCCCTGGGTTCCGCCATCTACATGAACGGCATGCTGATGGGCGAGTTCATCAGCGCCGGTATGACCCTGCCAGTGCTCATGCCCCTGTTCGACAACAGCTGGCGCGCCACTCTCCTGGCCTGGTCACTACCGGCCCTGCTGGTGGCTGCTGCCCTCTACCTGCCCAAAAGAGAACAGGCAAAACCCGTGGGTAAAGTCGCCTGGCTTCCGGACTGGAGCAACCCGCTTACCCTGAAAATCGGCCTGCTTCTCGGCCTGTCCGGCTCCATGTTCTTCGGCCTCAATGCCTATATGGGCAACCTGCTGGAACAGCAGGGTCAGTTCGGCAAACTCTCCGACGCCCTGTTCTGGTTCAACCTCGCCCAGGTCCTCGCGTCCCTGATCATGCTCAAAATGGCCCGGGCCTGGGTCGGCCGCCGCTCCACCATCATCGTTACCGCTGCCCTGAGCATCCTGGGCGCCCTCGGCGCCATCACCGTCACCGGCTGGTGGTCCATCGTCAGCGCGACCCTGATGAGCCTGACCTCAGGCATCCTCCTGATCCTCCTGGTCGCCGTGCCACCCCTGGTCACAATCTCCCAGGAAACCGGCCGCCTCTCCGCCGGCACCTTCCTGGTCGGTTACACCCTGGCCTTCTCCATCCCCATGCTCGGCGGCCTGGTCGCCGACTGGACCGGCGACGCCAGACACGCCATTCTCACCATCATCGCCTATAGCCTGCTGGTTCTGCCCTGGGCCTTCACGCTGGACCTGAAACACAGCCCGGAAGCTGATCCTTTAAAAGCTGAAAATGGGGTCAGGTGA
- a CDS encoding type III PLP-dependent enzyme gives MTESANANIADYYSAETFKRIKDFADGRETPFVVIDTATVDRQYDELVEGFPYARVYYAVKANPAPQVLTMLRDKGACFDIASVYELDKVMALGVTGERISYGNTIKKAKDIRTFYEKGVRLFATDSEADLRNIAKAAPGSRVYVRILTEGTLTADWPLSRKFGCQTDMAMDLLILARDLGLVPYGVSFHVGSQQREIGAWDAALNKVKVIFERLKEEDGIELKMINMGGGFPANYITRTNELKVYAEEIARFLHEDFGAELPEIIIEPGRSLISNAGVLVSEVVLISRKSRTALHRWVFTDVGKFSGLIETLDEAIKFPIWTEKVGEGEDCVIAGPTCDSADIMYEHHKYPLPLNLAIGDRMYWLSTGAYTTTYSAIEFNGFPPLKDYYI, from the coding sequence ATGACCGAGTCAGCCAACGCTAACATCGCCGATTATTACAGCGCCGAGACGTTCAAACGTATCAAAGACTTTGCAGATGGCAGGGAAACCCCGTTCGTGGTGATTGATACCGCCACGGTTGATCGCCAGTACGATGAGCTGGTGGAAGGCTTCCCCTACGCCAGGGTGTACTACGCGGTGAAAGCCAACCCCGCCCCGCAGGTCCTGACCATGCTGCGTGACAAGGGTGCCTGTTTCGACATTGCGTCGGTGTATGAGCTGGACAAGGTGATGGCCCTGGGTGTGACCGGAGAGCGCATCAGCTACGGCAATACCATCAAGAAGGCCAAGGACATCCGCACCTTCTACGAGAAGGGCGTGCGCCTGTTTGCCACCGACTCCGAGGCGGATCTACGCAATATTGCCAAGGCGGCACCGGGCTCAAGGGTGTACGTACGTATCCTGACCGAAGGCACGTTGACAGCGGACTGGCCCTTGTCCCGCAAGTTTGGCTGCCAGACCGATATGGCCATGGATCTGCTGATCCTGGCCCGTGATCTGGGCCTGGTACCTTACGGTGTGTCCTTCCATGTTGGCTCCCAGCAGCGGGAAATCGGCGCCTGGGACGCGGCCCTGAACAAGGTGAAGGTGATTTTCGAGCGCCTGAAGGAAGAAGATGGCATCGAGCTGAAGATGATCAACATGGGCGGCGGCTTTCCGGCCAATTACATCACTCGCACCAATGAACTGAAGGTGTACGCGGAGGAGATTGCCCGGTTCCTGCACGAGGATTTCGGTGCCGAGCTGCCGGAGATCATCATTGAGCCTGGCCGCTCGCTGATTTCCAATGCCGGCGTGCTGGTAAGTGAGGTGGTGCTGATTTCCAGGAAATCGCGAACGGCCCTGCACCGCTGGGTATTTACCGATGTGGGCAAGTTTTCCGGGCTGATCGAGACCCTGGATGAGGCGATCAAGTTTCCGATCTGGACGGAGAAGGTGGGCGAAGGCGAGGACTGCGTGATTGCCGGGCCCACCTGTGACAGTGCCGATATCATGTATGAGCACCACAAGTATCCGCTGCCTTTGAATCTCGCTATTGGGGATCGGATGTATTGGCTCTCTACCGGGGCTTACACGACTACCTATAGCGCTATTGAATTTAACGGGTTTCCCCCGTTGAAGGACTACTACATCTAG